The stretch of DNA AGCCCCACATGCAGAGGAACAACTGGGAGCACATTCTAAAGCTGTGGCTCTACCTGTCCTACCCCTGACATTATAAGATGTCAAGTGTGGGAACAGGTGGGCTTCAGGAGTCAGAGATTTCTCCATTTCTGATACTGAGCTTGGCTGTTGTCTTGACTATCTTATGTTGCCAGTGTCTTGGAAGTCCATCCTGGTGATATTaagcccaaacaaacaaacaaacaaacaactctcaCATTAATCTAGGTACCATCATCCTCAAGTCCATGTTCCCCTACAATGAATCCAAATGTCATCTGAAGTCTGAATCACTCAGTTAGGCACCTGAATGAGAATCCCTGCTTCAGCTGACCTGGAGAAGGCTATCCAATGAAAAGGCTATCCAATGAAAAATCTTCACACTTAGATTGGCAACAAGATTCTCAGATGGCTGTTGTTCATATGTAACCTTGGTTGTTTCTCAAACAGATAAAAGTCATTTTCATGTGTGTAGTCCTTCCAGCACTCTGTTCCCAGACCTGGTGTGTAGCGATAATTTATGCCACCATCCTTTGTCCATTCACATTCCACTCCTTTGAAAACATTCCTTCTGTTGTTTAAGGCCTTACTGAGCTATAAATAGATCACCGACAAGATACCTGCTCCACCATTACAACTCTGGGGATTATTTTCCTCAGCCCGCCAGTTAAGGAACAAAGTCACATATATAAAGTCCTGTCAGATATAATTAGCAGTCCTTTGTCTTGCCAAATTACTCTATCCTGCACTCCTGGTTCAGTCCAAAGATAATTTAAATAGGGTCCATTACCTCGGTCAGGAGGGGAGGGTATAGAAAAACATTGTAAAAACCCTTTGTTGAGCATAAATCCTTTCTTTTCCTCAGTTTCACACAAAATAACATCATAACGACTACACACGATTCTTTTGTTTTGCAGGGGAGGTCAAGGAAGAAAAAGACCATTTGGGAACCACATAAAAGCAAACATtgccttgcctcccacttccatTCCAGCTGCTGTGAGGATTGTCATGCTTGTTAAAAATCATTTCAATACCTTTATAGCTCAAATCCAGTCCTTTCAACAGCTGATTAATTGTAGCTCATTATCACATGCCATTTCAGGAGTGCCCCTTAATTAATGCCAACATTCCAATTTCTTGAGGAACTGATCACAGATCATTTGCCATGCCATTTGCCATTAAAGACACTCTGCAACAGATAGATGTGGACAGGTGTCTGGTAAAGTGCTTTTATAGCCTAGTAGCTTGTACACGGTTGGGCACAAGCCttgggccagtatacctgaaggagcatctccacccacatcgttcagcccagacaaagAGGTCCAgctcctgtagctttgcttctcgcagtgagggaaccttctggcagttccctcactgcgagaagcaaagctacagggaaccaggcagacggccttctcagtagtggcacccgccctgtggaacgccctcccaccagatgtcaaggaaataaacaactatctgacttttagaagacatctgaaggcagccctgtttagcaaagtttgggtggggtataaattattattatttttatcatcatcatcatcatcatcactgagaGAGACTGCTGTGGCTTGTCCCATTCCTAGCACAGCAAATAGTTTGGAAGCTTCCAAGCCAAGGCTACTTTGACTTGGCACGGCTGTAGCCCTGCACACTACCAGTGTTTTCTATGCATGCCACGCTACAGGAGCAAGGTTTGCTTCTGAAAGTGAATGACTATTTTTCAAGTGTACTCTATTAAAAAATACTAATAGAATTTTTATTAAGAACACACTATTTTaaagtcttttaaaataaaatatcaaaagtaCTACATCTCAAGACACAAACATTTCATCCCAAAGGAAAAGTACATTTCAATATCTAGAAGTATCACATTGCTGAACATAATGCAATACTATTTCTACTGGCAAAAATTTGCATGCAGTGAAAGCCATTAGCAATTTGTTCCTCTATAATCAGATTTTGTTACATTGAAATTGCCAAGATAAAATGAGCTCTGTTCCCAGTCAATGGCTTTTCATAATCAAGCAAAAGATCAcaattgttctggttttcaaactggAAAAATAACCCGTAATTAGCCTATCAACCTTTTCCATGAAACATACCCCACaggtttttattcttttattaccCAAAGAAATCTAAACTCTACTGTGAAAAGCAAATTAACAAGCAGGATTTGGAATGGCAGGAGATAACCACAACACTAACCTGTATCATCTAAATAGAAAGCATTTTTgcttagtgtttttttaaaaaaaaacacaaaataaaaccaaaaacattaAGACAGTTGTTTCTGTAACTGAAGTGCTAGTCCAAAAGCCCACAATCTATGCTCTTCAAATATTAGATCTATGTCAGGGGTGGGGCTGTTTCCCCACATTTTGTGATCTCACAGAAAACCCACCCAAAGGCGGTTTTTAGCCCCATAAGAAAGCTTCCACTGATCTCCTAATGGAAGCTTTGTAAGGAATGGAAATTTGATAGAAACAGTGCACAAGGAAATAATCCATTCACCATGATCCTGGATCCAGATTGGAGGCCCCTCCCAAACAGAAACATTGCACATTAAAGGCTTGCAAATATTGAACACAATCTCCAAGTTAAAAAATCAGAAACTAGCTTTTTTTTCATAGTGGTACTAAGAAACACTATGGATAAATTACCCTCGAAAACGTGTTTACTAGAACAAAGTTTTGGTCACTCATTTGATGGGGAAAGTGTTctgatgaggggagggggagaattctATGCCACTAAAATTTGACTGGTTTGAAGGACAAGCCACCTAGAACATAAATAGGCCTATTTTACTACTGACGGAGGGACACTGCTGACCAttcactaaataataataaataataataataataataaatttattatttataccctgctcatctggctgagcttccccagccactctgggcggctcccaacataatattaaaaacatgataaaacatcaaacattaaaaacttccctaaacagggctgtcttcagatgtcttctaacagtctgatacagtagttgtttatttctttgatatctgatgggagggtgttccacaaggcgggcaccactaccgagaaggtcctgtgcctggttccctgtaacctcacatctcgcggTGAgggaggatgggggtggagacgctcctttaggtatactgggccgaggccatttagggctttaaagctcagcactaACACActcaattgtgctcggaaatatactgggagccaatgtaggtctttcaggacctgagTTATATGGTCTGCTGagactagctgccacattctggattgtagtttctgagtcaccttcaaaggcagccccatgtagagcacattgcagtagtccaagcaggagataactagagcaggcaccactatgacgagacagtccacgggcaggtagggtctaagcctgcgtaccagatggagctggtagacagctgcccgggacacagaattgacctgtgtccCTATGGGcagctgtaagtccaaaatgactcccaggctgcgcacctggtccttcaggtgcagttaccccattcaggaccagggagtcctccacactgacccgcctcctgtccccccaaaacagtacttctgccttgtcaggattcaacctcaatctgttaactgccacccatcctccaactgtctccaggcactcacacaggaccttcacagccttcactggttctgatttgaaaaagaggtagagctgggtatcatccgcatactgatgagcacccagcccaaaccccctgatgatctctcacaGCAGCTTcttatagatgttaaaaagcatgggggaaaggacataatcctgaggcaccccacaagtgagagcccaggggtctgaacactcatcccccaacaccactttctggacacggcccaggaggaaagagcagaaccactgtgtaacagtgcccccagctgcCAATCCCACTAGATGGTTCAGAAGGATGTCGTGGTtgtggccactgagagatccagcagaaccaggaaacagttttcacctttgtccctagcccaccggagataatcgaccagtgcgaccacgGCAGTTTCAGTCTCATGATGTTGCCTGAATCctagctggaagggatccaaatggtccgcatcctccaggcatgcctggagttgttcagcaaccactcgctcaatcactttGCCAAAGAatagaagatttgagactgggtgatagttggccatattggctgggtccaAAGATAGTTTTTTAAGAAGCTGTTTAATAACTACTTCTTTCAGCAGGTCtaggaaggctccctcacagagggaagcattcaccaccccacagagcccattgcccagccctacccagcttgcttttatgagccaggatgtgCAAAGATCAagaagacaggtggttggtttcacttgtccaagcagcctgtccacatccttggaggtaacagattcaaattgatcccatgcaacttgactagacaggactctagcactctcctgccctggctctGGTCCCAAAGTGGAATCTACCtctttccgaatctgagcgactttatctgcaaaaaaaactttgcaggagatcttggggtccttaccaggccctgatggcaaaggtggttctgttaaattgcaaaccacctgaaagagtatCCGCTGccgttttctgcagatgcaatagaggcggtgaagaaggtcctcttcgctgtcaCTAttaccacttggtaggctcaacactgagctctaacctgtgtccggtccgattcagaatgagttttcagccaccagcgctctagctgtttcagcgattgtttcatcaccctcagctctggggaaaaccacagggctgtccgaGCTCCATGCAATTGGtgagggcgcttcagagccagacagttgatagccctggttaactccacattccaccgggccaccagggaatcagctgaaaggttATCaacagtattcctgaaggagcatctccacccccatcgttgacctgggttgctgtgcgtaagagaaacccgGTGGATAAGCAGTGgtaaggacaggcccatctgcttcatccaaggaagtctctgttacacatgccagatcaagtcctccatccacgatcaagtcatggatgacAGCCATCttgtgaatcattgacctggcattgcaagCAGCACCTTAAGGTCATGTGGGTCTCCCTTGTCGATTCCAGCATCCTtccggtcaagaccagacccggaggcagggatagtcttcaaccaacaactaaacctgcctccttggTAATGACAGGGTCTGGTCTTAGCTTAACTTCTCCTCCTATCCATGGTCACTAAGATTGGTTGtcccagtacacacacacacacacacacacacacacacccatggaaGTTGCTCCAACCATTCTGTTGACTGGAGCCCACTCCCAAACAGCCCAGACCCTCTCCCGTTCTAAACAAAATACAAACTATACAATAAAACAGtagaaatcaattttttaaaatgttacatttaTCCTAAAATTAAACTAATCCCCAGCCCCAACAgagcaaaaaacccacaaaatccaacatttaaaatgccacagattaaaaacatttaaaagcattttcagcagCAGCTGAAATCTGATTAAGCAACATTCACAGTAAAAAGCACAAACACATCAAAAAATGTTTCACAATCTTTGGTTTAGTATTTGTAGTAAAACTAcacactagagcaggggtaggcaaaactaaggcctgggggccagatctggcccaatcaccttctaaatccagcccgcagacggtccaggaatcagcgtgtttttacatgagtagaatgtgtgcttttatttaaaatgcatctctgagttatttgtggggcataggaatgcgttcatttccccacccttcaaaaaaatagtccagccccccacaaggtctgagggacagtgaaccggcccccttctgaaaaagtttgctgacccctgcactagagcaAAAACATCATCAGTCAAACCTTTCATACACTGAAAAAATCTTCCATGAATTTAGCAGCCACTCTCAGATTTAAAAAGCTGTCACTCTCAGGATGGCAGATAATTTGGATAGCAATTTAACCATCAGGTTAACGTAACTGGTCACAAATCTTGGGCAAGTCTAACCAGAACCTCTCTAGGCCTGGTACCAGCTTCCTTGTGGCTTAGGCAACTGCAGCAAGTGCCAAACCCAGGTAAGCTAAGACGACATGTCTTGTTTCACTGCCTctgtaaataccgtgtttctccgaaaataagccatagtgataggcagtttaaccttgtaggttaaactgtaccatacttaattaaaaaattaagacatcccctgaaaataagccaccgtgtgtgtttttgaggaaaaataaatataagacagtgtcttatttttggagaaacacggtatgagcagtgttagaaattgagGTATGAAAGCCTAcattatgggtgcaacaacagaatgtctaggcaatctttttaataacaagaatacaaagctgaaaatgaatgaactgcagtcaAAACATTATGTTCGTTTTTCACATGGTCAGGTCCTTCCCCTGACCATCCCCCTAATATTCTTCAgagagtcttcagagagtagttggaagtggggaggcagaaaaagctcctcctttctttccactctgcCGTCTGAAATATTCAGTGCAGTAccgcacccagagctcagaaactgcttgtgctaatgaaattctgTGTCGCAAAATctacctagaacaatgggagttttgaacactgaatATGAGTGAAAAGTCCAGGCATGACACCTCTTTCAAGGCAAATGAAGAGAGCAGGAATGGTAAGACAGACTCAGCAAAGGCACATTGGAGTTACCTTTACCATTCATGGATGGAGGCTTTAGGCCAAAGtagcaatgaaaagaaaagaaaaggcagatgTGATTCCCACTAGGAGCAAGAGGCACTTAAAAAAACATAGGAGAACCTTATGGCCATCACACCTATGGCCGTCATACAGCAAGACTCTGCAGCTTCATGTATTGGTGCAGAGGAAAAGGTGTCCAAAATCATGGAATAGAATGCATAATGATTCAAGATGTTTTCATGGCAAGAAATGCATAAAGCAGCTGCAATTCAATGCACAGAAGTTGACATGCTGGAACTCCCGGTttacaacaacatcaacaaagtAGAAGACGATGTCAAAGCACAACCATTAAAACGTAGGAAGAACTCCAATTACCTGGTAATTATTTTGGTTTTGAGACAGCCTTCGTTGATTGGAGGCTGCAGAATGAGAAGACAGATTACTTCTTGATGGATAAGAGCTGCTATATAGTGTGCTGGACATAGTATGCAAGGAGGTACGTGGAGGCAAGTGGTAGTCTCTGTTATGATATGGGGTACTGTTGTGCAAGTCCCTGGAATTAACCAAGTGTGAACTGCAGCCAACACTTCTGCCTGTCCCTGGCAGACCTGAGCCTGGGTTCTCCACCATGAGGGATGTGCCCCTTAGCCGGGGGTTATTCTGTATCTGGGCACCCATTGATGCCAATTCTTCTTCTCTAGCATACTCATCGTCGACATCCCCAGTTTCCATGGCAATGGACAAATAACTGCCATCTACAGAAGAAGAGGATGATGGCTTCTGAGCACTtcctcccaggattctctgaggtTGATCGGTAACAGCCAAGGAAAAAACCTCTCGAATTTCCACATTGTGCGTGCTGCAGGAAGGATCTCTAATGCTGGCCCTTTGCCCAGATGGCACATGTGAGGCAAGGATTGGATGCTCCGGTTTTGGTAACCTTTGACATCCCATCTGTTCCATTTTGCTTGGTCTGTGGCACAACATGGGCTTCTGAGGTAAAACCAACTCTGCAGTCTGAACCGAAGAACCACCATAGCTTTTCTTAGCATGATCATAAATAGAATTTGCTGAATTTAACACACTTGTTTGCCTTGAGAGGATAATAGTCTTTTCTCCCAGGAACAGAGAAGCATTTTTACAGTGGGGGGCTTGCTGTGCCACTGCAATCTGCTGCCGCTGAAAATCAGGCTCACTTTTTGATTGTGGCCTTGGAAGAGAATTTTTATGCAGATCACTCACCGATGCATTAGACTGCTTAGTGGACACCAGCCTGTGAGAAGATCTGGCTGGGGTGTATACACCAGTTACCATGACATCGTTGTTGGAGGACGTCCAAGATGCCTGTTGGGTTTGGGGGGAAGCAAGGTTGGCTAGGCTTCGGACATTCGGTACTGGGGGTACGTTCAACGTGCTGGCAGCAGTCCCTGGTGGGGTGCCTCCAGAATCCACAACATTCTTGCTGCTCATCTTCCTTCTTTTGTTGCCAACCCAGGTCTGCAAACACAAAAGGGTTCATCAGCAAAGGATCCAACTCAAATTCATTTCATTCAGTCCAGAGTTTCACAGTACAAAGACTAAAAAAGTGAATGAATGAGACACATGTGACTTCTACCTTTACTATTAACTACTATTTGCAGTTTTCCAGCTGTTGCCTATATACCACATACCCCTGCCCATAAACAAGCCACCAGAGCGCAAGAACCGTCTCCCCCCACCCAGGCCCTTTCCACCATAACTTTCTGTCTCTTTAtcttttccttctccaaggaggaggaaggatcAATACTGAACTCTTAATATTTCTGGACACTAAGCAGCAAACCTTTGAACTGTCCTCTGTGGCTGTACCTTTAATAGAATCTTGATGTGCACACATCACCACCTCCTAATGTTTACAACCATGCTGCAAAGACCTCCATCTACCCATTTCTGAAGATCTAACTTCTGCTAATGAACAGTTGGGGCCTGAAGAACATGCTGGTCCTGTTATCAGAGTACTGTATATTCTATCATTTCCTCAGCATAATAGATACATAATAGTTCCAAGCAAGACTCTTGAACAACGCACTACAATGTGCATGGCTGAAAAAAATATTCCAAGGCAGCTGGTACTTTCCTGGTACTGTCCTCACCTAGAACTACAAGGACTTAGCATTTACCCCACCACTCATATAAGTGAGGTCAACTCAAAAGAAATTCTTAAAGAAGATTATCACAAATTGTAAGAGCAACAACACATATACCAGGAATCTTCCTAATATCCAGCTCAAATAAAGAATTTCACAAAATGGCTAA from Zootoca vivipara chromosome Z, rZooViv1.1, whole genome shotgun sequence encodes:
- the HDX gene encoding highly divergent homeobox isoform X4; the protein is MSSKNVVDSGGTPPGTAASTLNVPPVPNVRSLANLASPQTQQASWTSSNNDVMVTGVYTPARSSHRLVSTKQSNASVSDLHKNSLPRPQSKSEPDFQRQQIAVAQQAPHCKNASLFLGEKTIILSRQTSVLNSANSIYDHAKKSYGGSSVQTAELVLPQKPMLCHRPSKMEQMGCQRLPKPEHPILASHVPSGQRASIRDPSCSTHNVEIREVFSLAVTDQPQRILGGSAQKPSSSSSVDGSYLSIAMETGDVDDEYAREEELASMGAQIQNNPRLRGTSLMVENPGSGLPGTGRSVGCSSHLVNSRDLHNSTPYHNRDYHLPPRTSLHTMSSTLYSSSYPSRSNLSSHSAASNQRRLSQNQNNYQVSGNLPAPWTMGSSRKRALQDRTQFSDRDLATLKRYWDRGMTSLGAICREKIEAVAAELNVDCEIVRTWIGNRRRKYRLMGIEVLPPLGGPAFFPNQSDSSSRSITIPEDDASTDVGDDNDRNDEVSICLSEGSSQEEQSEVLQNEDTGHREEDQATVTDNNVTIQIIDDEEDGMISEIDQLSCLLEFKTQEVRFVEEELEHEKKKYFELQAFTRRLILAIKMDDKEQQKALLADLPPELEEVDFNHSFPEPDDTSFSLSSSSEKNASDSL
- the HDX gene encoding highly divergent homeobox isoform X2 translates to MNLRSVFTAEQQRILQRYYENGMTNQSKNCFQLILQCAQETKLDFSVVRTWVGNKRRKMSSKNVVDSGGTPPGTAASTLNVPPVPNVRSLANLASPQTQQASWTSSNNDVMVTGVYTPARSSHRLVSTKQSNASVSDLHKNSLPRPQSKSEPDFQRQQIAVAQQAPHCKNASLFLGEKTIILSRQTSVLNSANSIYDHAKKSYGGSSVQTAELVLPQKPMLCHRPSKMEQMGCQRLPKPEHPILASHVPSGQRASIRDPSCSTHNVEIREVFSLAVTDQPQRILGGSAQKPSSSSSVDGSYLSIAMETGDVDDEYAREEELASMGAQIQNNPRLRGTSLMVENPGSGLPGTGRSVGCSSHLVNSRDLHNSTPYHNRDYHLPPRTSLHTMSSTLYSSSYPSRSNLSSHSAASNQRRLSQNQNNYQVSGNLPAPWTMGSSRKRALQDRTQFSDRDLATLKRYWDRGMTSLGAICREKIEAVAAELNVDCEIVRTWIGNRRRKYRLMGIEVLPPLGGPAFFPNQSDSSSRSITIPEDDASTDVGDDNDRNDEVSICLSEGSSQEEQSEVLQNEDTGHREEDQATVTDNNVTIQIIDDEEDGMISEIDQLSCLLEFKTQEVRFVEEELEHEKKKYFELQAFTRRLILAIKMDDKEQQKALLADLPPELEEVDFNHSFPEPDDTSFSLSSSSEKNASDSL
- the HDX gene encoding highly divergent homeobox isoform X3, whose translation is MKKMNLRSVFTAEQQRILQRYYENGMTNQSKNCFQLILQCAQETKLDFSVVRTWVGNKRRKMSSKNVVDSGGTPPGTAASTLNVPPVPNVRSLANLASPQTQQASWTSSNNDVMVTGVYTPARSSHRLVSTKQSNASVSDLHKNSLPRPQSKSEPDFQRQQIAVAQQAPHCKNASLFLGEKTIILSRQTSVLNSANSIYDHAKKSYGGSSVQTAELVLPQKPMLCHRPSKMEQMGCQRLPKPEHPILASHVPSGQRASIRDPSCSTHNVEIREVFSLAVTDQPQRILGGSAQKPSSSSSVDGSYLSIAMETGDVDDEYAREEELASMGAQIQNNPRLRGTSLMVENPGSGLPGTGRSVGCSSHLVNSRDLHNSTPYHNRDYHLPPRTSLHTMSSTLYSSSYPSRSNLSSHSAASNQRRLSQNQNNYQVSGNLPAPWTMGSSRKRATWIGNRRRKYRLMGIEVLPPLGGPAFFPNQSDSSSRSITIPEDDASTDVGDDNDRNDEVSICLSEGSSQEEQSEVLQNEDTGHREEDQATVTDNNVTIQIIDDEEDGMISEIDQLSCLLEFKTQEVRFVEEELEHEKKKYFELQAFTRRLILAIKMDDKEQQKALLADLPPELEEVDFNHSFPEPDDTSFSLSSSSEKNASDSL
- the HDX gene encoding highly divergent homeobox isoform X1, translating into MKKMNLRSVFTAEQQRILQRYYENGMTNQSKNCFQLILQCAQETKLDFSVVRTWVGNKRRKMSSKNVVDSGGTPPGTAASTLNVPPVPNVRSLANLASPQTQQASWTSSNNDVMVTGVYTPARSSHRLVSTKQSNASVSDLHKNSLPRPQSKSEPDFQRQQIAVAQQAPHCKNASLFLGEKTIILSRQTSVLNSANSIYDHAKKSYGGSSVQTAELVLPQKPMLCHRPSKMEQMGCQRLPKPEHPILASHVPSGQRASIRDPSCSTHNVEIREVFSLAVTDQPQRILGGSAQKPSSSSSVDGSYLSIAMETGDVDDEYAREEELASMGAQIQNNPRLRGTSLMVENPGSGLPGTGRSVGCSSHLVNSRDLHNSTPYHNRDYHLPPRTSLHTMSSTLYSSSYPSRSNLSSHSAASNQRRLSQNQNNYQVSGNLPAPWTMGSSRKRALQDRTQFSDRDLATLKRYWDRGMTSLGAICREKIEAVAAELNVDCEIVRTWIGNRRRKYRLMGIEVLPPLGGPAFFPNQSDSSSRSITIPEDDASTDVGDDNDRNDEVSICLSEGSSQEEQSEVLQNEDTGHREEDQATVTDNNVTIQIIDDEEDGMISEIDQLSCLLEFKTQEVRFVEEELEHEKKKYFELQAFTRRLILAIKMDDKEQQKALLADLPPELEEVDFNHSFPEPDDTSFSLSSSSEKNASDSL